One Kitasatospora sp. NBC_01287 DNA window includes the following coding sequences:
- a CDS encoding glycosyltransferase family 4 protein, translating into MTGQPPSTADRRPLRIALLSYRGDPFCGGQGVYVRHLSRELARLGHHVDVIGAQPYPVLDEVEGPGSVRLVELPSLDLYRAEDPFRTPALAELRGTIDALEVATMWTGGFPEPLTFSLRARQYLARHKGRYDVVHDNQTLGYGLLGLARHGFPLVTTIHHPVTEDRRLELAAATTRLKRLSLRRWYAFTRMQRRVAGRLAHIVTVSDSSKAGIVAQLGASPGSVSVVPIGADTRLWSPSAEVPRVAGRIVTTSSADVPLKGLVHLVEALAKVRTERDAHLVVVCKKQGEGPVADAVRRFGLEPYIEFRTGLTDAELVDLYRSAEVACVPSLYEGFSLPAAEAMATGTALVATTGGAIPEVAGPDGQTCLAVPPGDAGALAGALGRLLDDAGLRARLGAAGRERVLTHFTWERAAELTAECYRAAVATGVGQRARAGAGWRYTA; encoded by the coding sequence ATGACGGGGCAGCCACCCTCCACGGCCGACCGGCGTCCGCTGCGGATCGCGCTGCTCAGCTACCGCGGCGACCCGTTCTGCGGCGGCCAGGGCGTCTACGTCCGGCACCTCTCGCGCGAGCTGGCCCGGCTGGGCCACCACGTCGACGTGATCGGCGCGCAGCCCTACCCGGTGCTGGACGAGGTCGAGGGCCCCGGCTCGGTGCGCCTGGTCGAGCTGCCGAGCCTGGACCTCTACCGAGCCGAGGACCCGTTCCGCACCCCGGCCCTGGCCGAACTGCGCGGCACCATCGACGCGCTGGAGGTCGCCACCATGTGGACCGGCGGCTTCCCCGAGCCGCTCACCTTCTCGCTGCGGGCCCGCCAGTACCTGGCCCGGCACAAGGGCCGCTACGACGTGGTGCACGACAACCAGACCCTCGGGTACGGCCTGCTGGGCCTGGCCAGGCACGGCTTCCCGCTGGTCACCACGATCCACCACCCGGTCACCGAGGACCGCCGCCTGGAGCTGGCGGCGGCCACCACCCGGCTCAAGCGGCTGTCGCTGCGCCGCTGGTACGCCTTCACCCGGATGCAGCGCCGGGTCGCCGGACGGCTGGCCCACATCGTCACCGTCTCCGACAGCTCCAAGGCGGGGATCGTGGCGCAGCTGGGTGCCTCCCCGGGCAGCGTCTCGGTGGTGCCGATCGGCGCCGACACCCGGCTCTGGTCGCCGTCCGCCGAGGTGCCGCGGGTGGCGGGCCGGATCGTCACCACCTCCAGCGCGGACGTGCCGCTCAAGGGTCTGGTCCACCTGGTGGAGGCGCTCGCCAAGGTGCGCACCGAGCGGGACGCCCACCTGGTGGTGGTCTGCAAGAAGCAGGGCGAGGGTCCGGTGGCGGACGCGGTGCGGCGGTTCGGCCTGGAGCCGTACATCGAGTTCCGCACCGGGCTGACCGACGCGGAGCTGGTCGACCTCTACCGTTCGGCCGAGGTGGCCTGCGTGCCCTCGCTCTACGAGGGGTTCTCGCTGCCCGCGGCCGAGGCGATGGCCACCGGCACCGCGCTGGTGGCCACCACCGGCGGCGCGATCCCCGAGGTCGCGGGGCCGGACGGGCAGACCTGCCTGGCCGTGCCGCCGGGCGACGCGGGGGCGCTGGCCGGCGCGCTGGGGCGCCTGCTGGACGACGCCGGGCTGCGCGCCCGGCTCGGCGCGGCAGGCCGCGAGCGGGTGCTGACCCACTTCACCTGGGAGCGGGCGGCCGAACTGACCGCCGAGTGCTACCGCGCGGCCGTCGCCACCGGCGTGGGGCAGCGGGCCCGCGCCGGTGCGGGCTGGCGCTACACCGCCTGA
- a CDS encoding class I SAM-dependent methyltransferase encodes MLTVDFSRFPLAPGDRVLDLGCGGGRHAFECYRRGANVVALDQNAEEIAEVKRWFDAMAAAGEAPAGASAVAMEGNALALPFEDESFDKIIISEVMEHIPDDKGVLAEMTRVLKPGGLLAVTVPRWLPEKICWALSDEYHEVEGGHIRIYRGDELLDKVREAGLTPYGTHHAHALHSPYWWIKCAVGVNNDKALPVKAYHQLLVWDIVGTPVISKLTKAAEAALNPVIGKSFVAYASKPNRAGA; translated from the coding sequence GTGCTGACCGTCGATTTCTCCCGATTCCCGCTCGCCCCCGGCGATCGGGTGCTCGACCTGGGGTGCGGCGGGGGCCGGCACGCGTTCGAGTGCTACCGCCGCGGTGCCAACGTGGTGGCCCTGGACCAGAACGCCGAGGAGATCGCCGAGGTGAAGCGCTGGTTCGACGCGATGGCGGCGGCCGGCGAGGCCCCGGCCGGGGCGAGCGCGGTGGCGATGGAGGGCAACGCGCTGGCGCTGCCGTTCGAGGACGAGTCCTTCGACAAGATCATCATCTCCGAGGTGATGGAGCACATCCCCGACGACAAGGGCGTGCTGGCCGAGATGACCCGGGTGCTCAAGCCCGGCGGGCTGCTCGCGGTGACCGTGCCGCGCTGGCTGCCGGAGAAGATCTGCTGGGCGCTCTCCGACGAGTACCACGAGGTCGAGGGCGGCCACATCCGGATCTACCGGGGCGACGAGCTGCTCGACAAGGTCCGCGAGGCCGGCCTCACCCCCTACGGCACCCACCACGCGCACGCGCTGCACTCGCCCTACTGGTGGATCAAGTGCGCGGTCGGCGTGAACAACGACAAGGCGCTGCCGGTCAAGGCCTACCACCAGCTGCTGGTCTGGGACATCGTCGGCACCCCGGTGATCAGCAAGCTCACCAAGGCCGCCGAGGCCGCGCTCAACCCGGTGATCGGCAAGAGCTTCGTCGCCTACGCCAGCAAGCCCAACCGGGCCGGCGCGTGA
- a CDS encoding prenyltransferase/squalene oxidase repeat-containing protein translates to MLDAEQVAATVRGILAEQRADGAVPWFTGGHLDPWDHTEAAMALDVAGEHAAAERAYRWLAESQNPDGSWYAGYFGDGATGVSNRSVETNFCAYLAVGVWHHQLTCRDDEFLDRMWPVVRRALDFTVGLQLADGPIAWRLDEDGTPVQEALLTGSASILHALRCGLAIAEYRGEPQPDWELATGRLQHAVAAHPERFLDKGRYSMDWYYPVLGSALRGAAARRRIEADWDRFVVPGLGVRCVSDRPWVTGGESAELALALWASGDAERAVEILRWIQHLRHEDGSYWTGYVFEDDAIWPEERTTWTAGALLLAVAALGGDPATVAVFGAEELPNGLAVQGCC, encoded by the coding sequence GTGCTGGACGCCGAGCAGGTGGCCGCCACCGTGCGCGGCATCCTGGCCGAGCAGCGGGCGGACGGGGCCGTGCCGTGGTTCACCGGCGGCCACCTGGACCCCTGGGACCACACCGAGGCCGCGATGGCGCTGGACGTGGCCGGCGAGCACGCCGCCGCCGAGCGCGCCTACCGCTGGCTGGCGGAGAGTCAGAACCCGGACGGCTCCTGGTACGCGGGCTACTTCGGGGACGGCGCCACCGGGGTCAGCAACCGGTCCGTGGAGACCAACTTCTGCGCCTACCTGGCCGTCGGCGTCTGGCACCACCAACTGACCTGCCGCGATGACGAGTTCCTGGACCGGATGTGGCCGGTGGTGCGCCGGGCACTGGACTTCACCGTGGGCCTGCAGTTGGCCGACGGCCCGATCGCCTGGCGGCTCGACGAGGACGGCACCCCGGTCCAGGAGGCCCTGCTCACCGGCTCGGCCAGCATCCTGCACGCGCTGCGCTGCGGCCTGGCGATCGCGGAGTACCGCGGCGAGCCGCAGCCGGACTGGGAGTTGGCCACCGGTCGGCTGCAGCACGCGGTCGCCGCGCACCCCGAGCGGTTCCTCGACAAGGGCCGCTACTCGATGGACTGGTACTACCCGGTGCTCGGCAGCGCGCTGCGCGGCGCGGCCGCCCGGCGGCGGATCGAGGCGGACTGGGACCGCTTCGTGGTGCCCGGACTGGGCGTGCGCTGCGTCAGCGACCGCCCCTGGGTGACCGGCGGGGAGAGTGCCGAACTCGCGCTCGCGCTCTGGGCGTCGGGCGACGCCGAGCGCGCGGTGGAGATCCTGCGCTGGATCCAGCACCTGCGCCACGAGGACGGCTCCTACTGGACCGGCTACGTCTTCGAGGACGATGCCATCTGGCCCGAGGAGCGCACCACTTGGACGGCCGGCGCGCTGCTGCTCGCGGTCGCGGCGCTGGGCGGGGACCCGGCGACGGTGGCCGTCTTCGGGGCCGAGGAGCTGCCGAACGGGCTTGCCGTGCAAGGCTGCTGCTGA
- a CDS encoding DUF5336 domain-containing protein, which yields MNLRALTRGDAAVAGAAALLLISSFLPYWSIDCPRYALSSSCSSSVWNSSLFPILPSVYLLGIAAAALILLQRFQGEAAKTRQILGLRLDQWGVSFSVVALWTALWSLGANSDHSWGAYLGLIAVLVLAGAAVAGPLVPALQGPLVTDKPAAPQGYQPAVGGYPGAGQGYPQAGGYGFPAPGVGQPGQPVPGQQGAGQTFGGGQPQPGGYGFPAPGQPGQPGAGQPGHPGQDFGYGQPGLGAQPQPQPHDAAAFAPAAQAAPAPAAPVAAQAPAPAPIPEPTPAPAPAADFAPYWFAVPEPRPLAPKDGPAGPPVGELQPGTWYLAVDQRGSALVAQLQDGTQGLLNDTSGIQRG from the coding sequence GTGAATTTGCGCGCTCTCACCAGGGGAGATGCCGCCGTCGCAGGCGCGGCCGCGCTCCTGCTCATCTCGTCGTTCCTCCCGTACTGGTCGATCGACTGCCCCCGGTACGCACTCTCGTCGAGCTGCTCCTCCAGCGTCTGGAACAGCTCGCTGTTCCCGATCCTGCCTTCGGTCTACCTGCTCGGCATCGCGGCCGCCGCGCTGATCCTGCTGCAGCGCTTCCAGGGTGAGGCCGCCAAGACCCGGCAGATCCTGGGCCTGCGGCTGGACCAGTGGGGCGTCTCGTTCTCGGTGGTCGCCCTGTGGACCGCGCTCTGGTCGCTGGGCGCCAACTCGGACCACTCCTGGGGTGCCTACCTCGGCCTCATCGCGGTGCTGGTGCTGGCCGGGGCCGCTGTGGCCGGGCCGCTGGTGCCCGCGCTGCAGGGGCCGCTGGTGACCGACAAGCCGGCCGCGCCGCAGGGCTACCAGCCCGCTGTCGGCGGCTACCCGGGCGCCGGTCAGGGCTACCCGCAGGCGGGCGGCTACGGCTTCCCCGCGCCGGGCGTGGGCCAGCCGGGCCAGCCGGTGCCGGGCCAGCAGGGCGCGGGCCAGACCTTCGGCGGCGGCCAGCCCCAGCCGGGCGGCTACGGCTTCCCCGCCCCGGGGCAGCCGGGCCAGCCCGGCGCCGGCCAGCCGGGCCACCCGGGCCAGGACTTCGGCTACGGTCAGCCGGGCCTCGGTGCCCAGCCGCAGCCCCAGCCCCACGACGCCGCCGCCTTCGCACCGGCCGCGCAGGCCGCCCCCGCCCCGGCAGCGCCGGTCGCGGCCCAGGCGCCCGCCCCGGCCCCCATCCCCGAGCCCACCCCGGCCCCGGCGCCCGCCGCCGACTTCGCGCCGTACTGGTTCGCCGTGCCCGAGCCGCGCCCGCTGGCGCCGAAGGACGGCCCGGCCGGCCCGCCGGTCGGCGAGCTGCAGCCCGGCACCTGGTACCTCGCGGTGGACCAGCGCGGCAGCGCCCTGGTCGCCCAGCTGCAGGACGGCACCCAGGGCCTGCTGAACGACACCTCGGGCATCCAACGCGGCTGA
- a CDS encoding N-acetylmuramoyl-L-alanine amidase codes for MNRATSTSTSTSTSTSGTRTRTRTAVTTATTTGTATRVLAAPLGLLTLLALSACGTSTAATRAAALPPLSTAAGATTTATTAGSTAPSPAGSPSAAPGTATATAMPPATAPASPPATAKPLSGRTVVIDPGHNPGNFDHATQINQQVDVGNGRKECDTTGTETNAGYTEAAYTLDVSHRIRDILQGLGATVLLTQDGDRPWGPCVDERAAIGNNAHADAAISVHGDGGPASGSGFHVIMPAKVVAGKADNSAIVDPSHRLGLLVRDSFHTATGEPYADYVADQGLDTRSDLGGLNLSTVPKVFIECGNMRNSGDAQRMTDPQWRQRAAQGIANAFTAFLSGRSVPTTG; via the coding sequence GTGAACCGCGCCACCAGCACCAGCACCAGCACCAGCACCAGCACCAGCGGCACCCGCACCCGCACCCGCACCGCAGTGACCACGGCCACCACCACCGGCACCGCCACCCGCGTGCTGGCCGCCCCGCTCGGCCTGCTCACGCTGCTCGCCCTGAGCGCCTGCGGCACCAGCACGGCCGCCACCCGTGCGGCCGCCCTCCCCCCGCTGAGCACGGCCGCGGGCGCCACGACCACCGCCACGACCGCTGGCAGCACCGCCCCGTCGCCCGCCGGCTCACCCAGCGCCGCACCAGGCACCGCCACCGCCACCGCCATGCCCCCGGCCACCGCGCCGGCCTCGCCCCCGGCCACCGCCAAGCCGCTCAGCGGCAGGACCGTGGTGATCGACCCGGGCCACAACCCGGGCAACTTCGACCACGCCACCCAGATCAACCAGCAGGTGGACGTCGGCAACGGCCGCAAGGAGTGCGACACCACCGGCACCGAGACCAACGCCGGCTACACCGAGGCCGCCTACACCCTGGACGTCTCGCACCGGATCCGCGACATCCTGCAGGGCCTGGGGGCCACCGTGCTCCTGACCCAGGACGGCGACCGCCCCTGGGGGCCGTGCGTCGACGAGCGGGCCGCGATCGGCAACAACGCGCACGCGGACGCGGCGATCTCGGTGCACGGCGACGGCGGGCCGGCCTCCGGCAGCGGCTTCCATGTGATCATGCCCGCCAAGGTGGTGGCCGGGAAGGCCGACAACAGCGCGATCGTCGACCCCTCGCACCGCCTGGGGCTGCTGGTGCGCGACAGCTTCCACACCGCGACCGGCGAGCCGTACGCCGACTACGTCGCCGACCAGGGACTGGACACCCGCAGCGATCTGGGCGGGCTCAACCTGTCCACCGTGCCGAAGGTGTTCATCGAGTGCGGGAACATGCGCAACAGCGGTGACGCACAGCGGATGACAGACCCTCAGTGGCGCCAGCGGGCGGCCCAGGGCATCGCCAATGCCTTCACCGCCTTCCTGAGCGGCAGGTCCGTGCCGACCACCGGCTGA
- a CDS encoding class I SAM-dependent methyltransferase — protein MNETREQTGPAPEVLAAFTAADGFMPLDEGLALYAAAVEAAERTGLPVLEIGTYCGRSAILLADAARRTGTVALTVDHHRGSEEQQPGWEYHDASLVDPEVGLMDTLPRFRRTLHRAGLEPYVIALVGRSPQIAALWGGRVGLVFIDGGHTDEHAGGDYQGWVPHLAADGLLVVHDVFPDPADGGQAPYRVYLRALAEGFEEVSVTGSLRVLRRTAGRGRPQAA, from the coding sequence ATGAACGAGACCCGGGAGCAGACCGGCCCCGCACCCGAGGTGCTCGCCGCCTTCACCGCGGCGGACGGCTTCATGCCGCTCGACGAGGGGCTGGCGCTGTACGCCGCCGCCGTCGAGGCGGCCGAGCGGACCGGGCTGCCGGTGCTGGAGATCGGCACCTACTGCGGCCGCTCGGCGATCCTGCTGGCCGACGCCGCCCGGCGCACCGGCACGGTGGCGCTGACCGTGGACCACCACCGCGGATCCGAGGAGCAGCAGCCCGGCTGGGAGTACCACGACGCCTCCTTGGTGGACCCGGAGGTCGGCCTGATGGACACGCTGCCCCGGTTCCGCCGCACCCTGCACCGGGCCGGCCTGGAGCCGTACGTGATCGCACTGGTCGGACGCTCGCCGCAGATCGCGGCCCTCTGGGGCGGCCGGGTCGGGCTGGTCTTCATCGACGGCGGCCACACCGACGAGCACGCCGGCGGGGACTACCAGGGCTGGGTGCCGCACCTGGCGGCGGACGGTCTGCTGGTGGTGCACGACGTGTTCCCCGATCCGGCGGACGGCGGCCAGGCCCCGTACCGGGTCTACCTGCGGGCGCTCGCGGAGGGCTTCGAGGAGGTCTCGGTCACCGGGTCGCTGCGCGTGCTGCGCCGCACGGCGGGCCGAGGCCGGCCGCAAGCCGCCTGA
- a CDS encoding S9 family peptidase: MSAALRTAAPALRRLSFTFAADGSHAACLAAGADRGWYAESWRLTPGGPVLPRPLRPAGGRSESLRSQLVSLPDGRVLVCRHAGERHDLVLLTGGAQWADPAPGIGGPAEERALATLWMPGLRLLPLPLPAGGPGDGPGARAPGDEAPVAVALGTQTLPPPVGGGTPALTTAWLVYADGRAPCQVAELPGLHGGGVWLDRAGRLLALDRVRAGVVKTVALDLRLGTVTPLLEIAEQSNDRLLLVDPDTGFLLLRSDAPGEDRLGWGVLGGAQPVRFPDCLHTPGRFLRPVAVAPGSGAGAGAGAAAASRVVVQVDHGASSALARWVPAEGRLEPLAVPPGRFGAIGHWSAAGGLRMPYSAPDHPAALATLDVDLLTVPPRPAAPPGPARQAPPGSAHRTPPGHDTAAQAPPGWRLDGSAAPSGGGRWHGAHSTLLAGPAGPIEAVVYGGAAWSTAPHLVLALHGGPADAWRLEFDPTLQRMAAEGLAVLAPNQRGSTGYGVAHAMAIRGAWGGPDLADVLALLAGLADRRAALGLGPPALFGVSYGAFLALLATAHAPAGQVARCAVVAPFLSGARLLAEAAPAVRALTTRLGGGEPIDDAYGPRDVLRLAHRLTAAPLLVVHGDRDEVVPVGQSRSLRHELLRIGRVEGGDFRYLEAAGAGHEVLAEEGAAVLHELLAGFLRG, translated from the coding sequence ATGAGCGCGGCCCTGCGCACCGCCGCGCCGGCCCTGCGGCGGCTGAGCTTCACCTTCGCCGCCGACGGCTCGCACGCCGCCTGCCTGGCCGCCGGCGCGGACCGCGGCTGGTACGCGGAGAGCTGGCGGCTGACACCTGGCGGCCCCGTGCTGCCCCGGCCGCTGCGGCCGGCGGGCGGCCGCTCGGAGAGCCTGCGCTCGCAGCTGGTCTCGCTGCCGGACGGCCGGGTGCTGGTCTGCCGACACGCCGGTGAGCGGCACGACCTGGTGCTGCTCACCGGCGGCGCGCAGTGGGCCGACCCGGCCCCGGGGATCGGCGGTCCGGCCGAGGAGCGGGCGCTGGCCACCCTGTGGATGCCGGGGCTGCGGCTGCTGCCGCTGCCGCTGCCGGCCGGCGGCCCCGGCGACGGACCGGGCGCGCGAGCGCCGGGTGACGAGGCACCGGTGGCCGTGGCGCTCGGCACGCAGACCCTGCCGCCGCCGGTCGGCGGGGGCACTCCCGCGCTGACCACCGCCTGGCTGGTGTACGCCGACGGCCGGGCGCCGTGCCAGGTCGCCGAGCTCCCCGGGCTGCACGGTGGCGGGGTCTGGCTGGACCGGGCGGGCCGGCTGCTCGCGCTGGACCGAGTGCGCGCCGGGGTGGTCAAGACCGTCGCACTCGACCTGCGGCTGGGCACCGTCACCCCGCTGCTGGAGATCGCCGAGCAGAGCAACGACCGCCTGCTGCTCGTCGACCCCGACACCGGGTTCCTGCTGCTGCGCAGCGACGCGCCGGGCGAGGACCGGCTGGGCTGGGGGGTGCTCGGCGGCGCGCAGCCCGTCCGGTTCCCGGACTGCCTGCACACACCGGGGCGCTTCCTGCGGCCGGTGGCGGTGGCGCCGGGGTCGGGGGCGGGGGCGGGGGCGGGGGCGGCCGCGGCGAGCCGGGTGGTGGTGCAGGTCGACCACGGCGCGTCCTCGGCGCTGGCCCGCTGGGTTCCCGCCGAGGGGCGGTTGGAGCCGCTGGCGGTGCCACCGGGGCGGTTCGGGGCGATCGGCCACTGGTCGGCGGCCGGCGGGCTGCGGATGCCGTACTCGGCGCCGGACCACCCGGCCGCGCTGGCCACGCTCGACGTCGACCTGCTGACGGTGCCTCCGCGCCCGGCCGCCCCGCCCGGGCCGGCGCGCCAGGCCCCACCCGGGTCAGCCCACCGGACCCCGCCCGGTCACGACACGGCAGCGCAGGCCCCGCCCGGTTGGCGGCTGGACGGCAGTGCCGCGCCGAGCGGGGGCGGCCGCTGGCACGGCGCGCACAGCACGCTGCTGGCCGGACCGGCCGGGCCGATCGAGGCCGTGGTCTACGGCGGCGCGGCCTGGTCGACCGCCCCGCACCTGGTCCTCGCCCTGCACGGCGGCCCGGCCGACGCCTGGCGGCTGGAGTTCGACCCGACCCTGCAGCGGATGGCCGCCGAGGGCCTGGCGGTGCTCGCGCCCAACCAGCGCGGCAGTACCGGCTACGGCGTGGCGCACGCCATGGCGATCCGCGGCGCCTGGGGCGGGCCCGACCTGGCCGACGTCCTCGCGCTGCTCGCCGGCCTGGCGGACCGGCGCGCCGCCCTGGGCCTGGGGCCGCCCGCGCTCTTCGGGGTCAGCTACGGCGCCTTCCTGGCCCTGCTGGCCACCGCCCACGCCCCCGCCGGCCAGGTCGCGCGCTGCGCGGTGGTCGCCCCGTTCCTGTCCGGCGCCCGGCTGCTGGCCGAGGCGGCGCCGGCGGTCCGGGCGCTGACCACCCGGCTCGGCGGCGGCGAGCCGATCGACGACGCGTACGGCCCGCGCGACGTGCTGCGCCTGGCGCACCGCCTGACGGCCGCGCCGCTGCTCGTCGTGCACGGCGACCGCGACGAGGTGGTCCCGGTCGGCCAGTCCCGTTCGCTGCGGCACGAGTTGCTGCGGATCGGCCGGGTCGAGGGCGGAGACTTCCGCTACCTGGAGGCGGCCGGTGCCGGGCACGAGGTGCTCGCCGAGGAGGGCGCCGCCGTGCTGCACGAACTGCTGGCGGGGTTCCTGCGCGGCTAG